In Desulfoferula mesophila, the genomic window AAAATCTTATTTTTGACTGAGTTTCTCATGATCTTTTCCTCCTGATTCATGAAAACAAATTAACGACCTACTCCCCTCTGGGGGTCAGTCTAGCCCGGGGGTGATAACCGAATTGAAGATGTTGATGAGCAGATAATTAGTGAGTTGAAAAATCTGACAGGCGCATTGGCGATAAGCGTCGCCAGGGACAGCATGGGCGGGGCAGTTTTATCTCCTGGGCGGGCGTAGAAGAAGTGAACCATGCTCAGCGAAAGGCTGACTAACGCATGACTAGACTTTTGAAAACTGGCCCTCAAAATTTTCCCTCTATTCATATAGGGTAAAAAGGGAAGAAAGGCCAATCAGGCTCTCAATGTTGTGTCTCTAAGCAGGAATTACCGGATAGGATCCTTCGTACCCCAGTCCCTGAGAAATTATTTTTCCCGTTTTCAGTAGTTTGTCCAACGCATTATCAACGGTCTTTTGCAACCCTTTGTCGCTGATGTTAAGCGACAACGCCACCGAAGCTACCACTTGGCCCTCATGGTTGAGCAGGGGGACTCCGATAGAATACAAATCCAGAGAAAATTCTCCGTCGGATATCGCGTAGCCACGTTCCCTGGTGACCTTTAGATCCTTTAGGATTCCGTTCTTGTTAATCACTGTGTTGGGGGTCACTTTGAACAGGTTCATCTTGTGCAGTAGTTCTTTGGCTTTCTCGATGGGCAGGGCCGCCAAGAGTACCTTGCCCATGGTGGTGCAATGGGCGGGTACTCGTGAGCCCACATACACGGCGAATGGATAAAAACGGGTACGCTCCTTGCGGAAGATCACCAATACCTCATCCCCATCCAAAACACCCATGCTCACGCTGCGTTCTAGATTGCTGGATAAATCCTCAAGGTAGGGGCGGGCGATGCTGAATACACCCTCGCTGTTTAGAAACTGGAAGGCTAGGCTGAGCACCTTGTTGCCTAGCATATAGCGTTTGCCTGCGAGAATGCGCACGTATCCCAGTTCCATCAGGGTGTAGAGAAAACGCTGTACGGTAGTCTTGTTAGTTTCCAGACGTTCGGCCATCTGAGTTAGGGAAAGAGGCTCGGTAGAACTGCCCAGAAGTTCCAAAATGGCAATTCCCTTACCCACTGACTTGACGAACATTCTGTCACGCAATGCGATACCTCGTATTAACTTGCGTTATTTTAAAATTTAATCTAATTTAAAGTCAAGTTCCTTTTTGGCCACAGACAAACCTCGTTTAATTGGTGGCCGATGTGGGTGGCTGTAGGAATGCATTTCGAAAAAAGTAGGAGGAGGTATTTCAATGGAATCCATTTTCCTGACAGAAAAGGAGCAGGCCTACGCTCTCGAGGCCAGAGAGTTTTTTAAGCTTGAAGCCCGCTCTCATGTTTTGGCTATGGACCGCGATAATAAGTATCCCTTTGAATTGCTAAAGAAAATGGGCGAAAAGGGCTATATTGGCGTACGTTTTCCTGCCAAGTACGGCGGTGGCGGATTGGACATGATGCATGAGGCCCTGGTCAACGAGGAGACCGCGGCCCAATCTTACGCACTGGCCTGCGCCCGCAGCGTGCCCCACCACTGCGCCTTTATCATCGCCAACTACGGTAGCGAAGAGCAGAAGCGCAAGTATCTACCCGGCATCTTTACTGCCGACATCCTCACCGCGGAGTGCATAACAGAGCCCACCGGCGGTTCGGACGCGGTCCGCATGAAAACTAAGGCTGAGCTCAAGGGCGACAAGTGGGTCATCAATGGCGAGAAGCGCTTCCAAGCTTCTGGCGCGGTGGCTGACCTGTTTGTGGTGTTCGCCATGACCGAGCATGACGTACACCCCAGCAAGGGCATGAGTGTCTTCGCGGTGGAGAAGGATGCGCCGGGCATCGTGGCCATGGAGGAGTTCGACACGTTGGGCTGGAGAGGCCTGCGCATCGTCTCGGAACTGATCTTCGATGGCACCGAGATTCCCAAGGAAAATCTCATCGGCGAACGGGGGCAAGGCTTCCCCATCCTCATGGACATGCTCAACAGTGAGCGTATTCTGGTAGCTAGCGGTCTGCTTGGCACCGCTCGCACATGCCTGGAGATAGCCACCGCTTACACCATGGAGCGCGAGGCCTTCCACCGGCCCATACGCAATTTTGAGGGTGTAAGCTTCAAGGTGGCGGAGATGGCCACCCGCCTGGAGGCGGCCAGCCTGCTTCGCTTCAAGGCAGCGCGCATGCTGGACATGGGACAGGATGTGACCAAGGTAGCGGCCATGGCCAAGGGTTTTGCGGCTGAAAATTCCTATTGGGTGGCCAATGAAGCCCTGCAGGTCATGGGTGGTATCGGATACACTACTAAGCACGACATAGAGCGGCACTTCCGCGACATTCGGGGTGGCATGGTAGCGGTGGGCACCAATGAGATTATGAAGCTGGTGGTGCAGCGGGAACACTACCTAGATTTCGCCAAGGACAAGGAAAAGGTTGGCTAGGGGACGGGATATGGCCCATCTGCGCCTTTTGACCACCGAATACACCTATGCCGAGTTGTCCACCAGCATTTCGCCGGCCATCGAGAAATACTTGGAGGAGCAACGGTCCCCCAACACCCTGGTGGTAAACTTTTTCCGGGCCAACAGCATAACCATCGGGGTGCTGGAGGACCCCGAAAAATCCCTGAACCTGGATTTCTGCCGAGAGCACGGCATAGAAGTGCGCCGCCGGCAGAATCCGGGCGGTGCGGTGTTCGGCACCCAGGGCTCGGTGATGACCTGCCTCTATCTTGACCTGGGCCAGGACTGGGTGCCGTTTAAGAGCATCCGAGAGGCATTCCCTTATTTTATCGAGCGCATGGCCGCGGTGATCAGCGAGCAGTTTGGCCTAAAGGCAAGCTACCGGCCTGTGAACGACATAGAGGTCGGTGGACGCAAGCTGGTGGCCACTTCGGCCCGCCTGGAAGCTGAAATCTTGACCCTCCGTAGCGTGATCAATGTGTTCCCGGTGGACCGCGAACTGATCGCCGGAGCCATCATAGCGCGGCCCGAGAAGTTCGCTGACAAGGTCCACAAGGATGGCGGCGCCCGCTTCACCTGTTTTCAGGACGAGCTGGGCCGGGCTTTACAACGGTCGGAGATGCACGAGCTGGCGGTAGCCACCATGCAGAAAGTTTTCGGCCAGGAGGTCATCTTGGAGCGAGGCGCGCTGACCACCGAGGAGCAGCGTTTTTCTCATGACTATCAGGACCTCTACTGCTCGGATGAATGGTACTTCGCCAACAGCGAACGAATTCGCTTCGCCGGTGCCGATCCAAGCGCCAGCCGGGCCGAGGCCTATCACAAGGCACCAGCCGGGCTTATGGGGCTGGCCCTGCTGGGGCTGCAGGGTAAGGTGCACGACGTGATCCTGCTAGCCGACTTCCATCCCAGTCCCTACTCTGTGATGGGCCGCCTGGAAGACGCCCTGCGCGGTCAGCCCCTGAAGCTGGAGGCCCTGATGGCCCAGGTGGAAACAGTGTACAATGCCCCGGGAGTGGAGATACCCGGTACCGAGCTTAGCGACTTCGCTACCTTGCTGGACAAGGGGCTGAAGCAGCTTTGACAAGGCCGGCTATAACCGGTGGCTTTAAGGCATGCTTTCCGATGAGATCAAATCGCATATCGTCTCCCCCCGCAACCAGGGAGTGATGCCCGGGGCCCACGGGGTGGGTGAGGTGCTAGGCCCGGTCTGCGGGGACCAACTAGTTGTTTATTTGCACTTCAATGGTGGGCGCATCAAACGGGCCAGCTTCACTACCCACGGCTGTTGGGCCGCAGTGGCCATGGCATCTTGGATAACCGAGATAGTCAAAGGGCTTGCTCCCCCCGAGGCCCTTGAAGTGGACGCCGAGGCACTGGCTCGTGAGCAGGCGGGACTGCCCGAAGATAAATGGCCCTGCGCCCGCCTTGTGTCCTTGGCCTTGCACAGGGCGGTGCGTGATTGGCAACGTAGACAACAAGTAGGCGATCCGAAAGAAAACGGTGTTGCTTGAGTTAAAAATAATAAAAAGGCTCTCGCCAGCGGGGAGTGGCAGGAGCCCAAACCGCAATCAATCTATCAAACGATAGGTACGTATTCCCCACTCTGCACTATTGCCACCACAGTGAGAGGTCCGTCAATACGCCTGTAACGGTAAGTATGTTTCACACCCGCAGGGATGAACACGGAGCAGGGCGTAGTAGCAGTGTAGGTCTCGTCTTCGATCTCTATTTCGATTTCTGCATCGTCCTTTTTGCTTATAAACAGGTAGGCCTCGCTCTGGTCGTGGTGATGTTTCATTATGATGGGCTCAGACTGATGAATTTTGTTGTGGATGCCTCCAGCGATGAAGAAGTTCGCACCGGGAACCAACTCGCCGTCCATCAAAATCTGATATTTGCCCTTGGCGTGTGCCGCAAACTCATCGATGATCTTGGGTTCAGTCACTATGTACTTGGAATATTTGCCTGCCATGTTTGTTAACCTCCTTTTCCCCGTAATTGGGTGCCGACTGTGGCCACCCTGCGGCCCAGTGAATTACTGTGGGCCAAATTCCTTGCCAAAGGCCTTGGCAAATGCGGTCATGAAGTCATCTATTTCAATGCCAGCCATCTCCACATCCTCGCGGGCGTATATGCGCTCCAGTTCCTGCCGTACAACCGCCAAGTCACATGGCTTACCCCGCAGTGCATGCTCAATATCCCGGGTCACTCGGTAAGGCGAGGGATGGAAGTCACCGGTTACGATCAGGTCATCCATTCGGCCCTCCCGGCTCAGCAGGGTCACCCGGATCAGGCCGGCCACCGCTTTTTGGTTGCCTTCGCTTTTGATTGCATAGGGGTGGGCACCCTTAAAACGGATGCGCTCGGAGTTGGCAAAGAACCACTCAGGCGAATTGTAGGTCTTTTGATATTCTTTGAGGTATTGCTCCTCTTCAGGGGTAAGTTGACCAGGGACAAGCTCTAGGTCGTCTCCGAACATCTTGGCTATGGTAAGCCGGGAGAGTTGCTCCATATCCTCTCCCGTGATCTCGCGGTTCAGCTCATTCTCAAGGCTGGTATAACGGGCTCCAACATCCTTAATGGCTTTGTCCTTCACTTTCTCCGGGTTGGTGATAATGGCTTTGCTGAGCACTGCGCGATCGGTGTTGACCACATTGATTAGTAACCGTAAGGTCAGAATCCCATTTTCAAGGCGAGCCGAACTGGGTACAAGCTTGCGTCCTTCGACCTCTATGTCGTTAAGGGGGCGGTAACGGGCTGGTATGTGCCACAATTCCTCCACAGCCTCGGCCATGGCGGTAAGTGACACCTGGAAGGCGTCCTTGATGTTGGTCATGGGCACGCCTAGGGCGCGTGGATTCAAGTAGAGGCAGAGGAAAGCGCCGCCCTTAGGCCCAAAAACAGCCCCGCCGGTGTTCTGGCGGCGGCGCACCACGATGCCCGCCTGTTCACAGAACGCCAGGTCAATGGCCTTTTCCGGGTCGTCTAAATAACCCGATGTGATGCTGTCGGTACTAAAAACATTTAGTAGCACTGTGTTCGATGCCACTCCATACTCCAGCCCTTTTTCCACGGCGGGCGAAATACTGGTGGAAAAGTCGGCATAGGAATCATTACATTTGATGAACCGCAACTTCTTCACATCACGCTCCAGTCTAAATGTTTCAATCAGTCAGGGTCGGCCGACTTGCTAGTAGCCGGGCCGCCAAATAGGTTTTATTCGCCTTTGAACTCAGGTTTGCGTTTTTCCAAAAATGCTTCACGGCCTTCCTTGTGATCGCCGCTGGTCAGGGCAATCGCCTGTAACCCAGCCTCCAGGTCTAGATAGCTGCTGAGGTTCATAGGCCAGCAATTCATGGCCGCCTTGACCATGGACATGGCTTTGGTGGCTCCCTTTGACAGCTTTTGTGCCCAGGCCCAAGCCTGCTCGTCCAACTCAGCGTCTGGGGCAATGCGGTTGATCATGCCCATATCAAACGCTTCTTTTGCCGAAATCATGCCGCCTTCCATCATGAATTGTTTGCTGCGGGCCATGCCCACCCTGAGGGGCAGGAAGAAATATTGTCCCCAATCGGGGGTCAGCCCAACCTTTATGAAAGCGAAAACGAACTTAGCCTGTTCGGCAGCAATGACCAGGTCTGAAGCCAGAACCAAGCTGACCGCCGCACCGGCAGCCACGCCCTGTACCGAAGCGATGATCGGCTTGGGTAGATCCACCATGGCCTTGATAAGGCGCTGACCGTATTTCATGCGGTCGTATGCGGCCATGGAGCCCGGAATGCCTTCCATGGAACGAAGGTCACCGCCAAAGCTGAAGTTATTCCCCGCGCCAGTAAGGATTACCGTTTTTACCGAACTGTCGTCCTGCAACTTGTCGAACACATCGATCAGTTCAGGCCGGACCTCCAAGTTAATGGCGTTATTCTTTTCAGGCAGGTTGATGATAACCTTTAGCACGGCGTCCCTTTGCTCGAACAGGAGCCGATCGTAACCGCGAGCTTCCAACTTGTCGGACATTAACTGATCTACTCCTTCCAGCGGGAAGTACCGTTCGACATAGTTGTCCCGCGGTGTTGGCTTCGTTTGCGGGGGGAGCGCCGCCGGGGCGGTTAAAATTTCACTTGATGCCCCGGCAGCAGCACCCGCTATACAGAATCTTAAATACAACTATATATAAAATTATATTTTGCAAGGTAAAAGTCACTTATTTAAGCCATGCGACGTCTGCGCCTGAAAGCACATCAATTTGCTCTGCTGCGCTCGCCAGGCATGTTGTCAGAAGGAGCGCCCCTTGCGCTTGTCCACTACACCAGGGCCCTGTTCCAGTTTATCCACTGTCTCGATTGTGTTGAATTTAAGCAGCGTTTCGCTTTTGAGGTGATTTGCGAGCCGCTCAAGTTCTCCATCGTCGGCCAGAGAACCCTCCACGGTCAGGCGCAGTTGATCCACCCCTTGCACCGAATCTACTTCTACCCTGTAGTTAAGCGATAGTGAAGGGTAGCTGCGAAGGATCGTGGCCACCTGGCTGGGCCAGAATTTTATACCCTTGATCTTAAGCATCTCATCGGTGCGGCCAATCACGCTTTGGGGCATGGTCAGCTCGCGGCCACATGCGCATTGGCGCCGCTCCAGTACCGTAAGGTCGCCAGTTCGGTAGCGCAGCAGGGGCGCGGCCTGTTTGTGAAGGTGAGTGAGTACGAGCTCGCCCTTGTCGCCTATGGGTAAAGGCTCTCCGCTGTCCGGGTCAACCACCTCAGCATAGACAAAGTCGTCCATCAAGTGCAGGCCATTGTTGTGACGGCAGGAACGGGCGATGGGCATGCACAGGGCCATGCTGTAGGAGTCGATTATGGTGATTTCCCGGTCAAATGCAGCCCGCACCTTTTCTGGGTAGCCCTGCACCGAAGTGAAGGGCTCTCCACCCACAAAAAGGGTGTGAACAGAAGGGATACCCTGTTCGGCCAGCTTCATGGCAAATGTTGGGTTGGAGGCCAATACGCTTATTTGGAGATCGTTGATTATCTTAACCGCTCGCTCCGATTCGCCGGGACCTAGGGGAATAACCTTGGCGCCGTAATATTCAAGCTGCCCCTGATAGAATAGGCCGGCGATGAACAGGTGGTATCCGAAGGTCACCGCCACCGAGTCCTGGGGGGACAAGCCGGCCGCTTCCAGGGAACGGGCGCAGACCCGGTGCATAGTCTCCAAATCCTGGTTGGTGTGATACACCGGGTAAAGCTCCTGACCTGAGGGAGAGAAGTTTACCCGGGTTACCTCGGGGGTGAAAAGGGAGCACTGGGCGGGTGGCTTTTTGAGCTCTGACTGGAAGTCTTTGGCCGTGGTAAAGGGCAGGCGGGCAAAGTCCTCCAGGGAATTAACAGCACACGGATCCACCGATGCATCAGCAAAACGCTTGCGGTAATAATCTATCTTTTCGAGATGATTGAGTTGAGCCTGCAGTTGCTCCAAGATCTTCATGGAGACTCCTTTTTCCACCATACTCAAACGCGGACAGTTTTCATATCGCCTTCACGCTGCCGGGTTCCCATAGCCGAGGCTGAGTCGAATGCATCCGCACGACACAATCAATAAAGTTACGCATAGTGTTACATAAATGTGCAATGCGTGATCAATAATCCCCTTATTGGGAACTAAAAGTCAATCCTTTTCTGAAGAATCAGGGTGCGCCAGCTATGCCAACTGGTGTGGTGCACATAACCGGATAATATTCATAACCTATTGATTGACAATACCTTTGCTTGGTTTTCGAGCAAATCGCTGAGCTTAATTTCCCGAACAAATTCAAAAAAAAATTAAAATTAAGATCATAATTGTGATACTAAAAATATAGATGGTAAGGACGGGAACAGTGGCAATTCAGCAGAGAAAAACCAAAAGCGGGGTCTCCAACAGACGGGGAGTGGCCATCGAAAATGCCTATACCCTGATCAAACACTTGATCTATTACAACCTCCTAGCCCCCGGACAAAAAATTATCTATGGGGACATCAGCCGTCGCCTGAATACCAGTACCACGCCAGTAATGCAGGCGCTCAACCGGCTGGAGGCCAGCGGCTTCGTGACCTACGTGCCTAACCAAGGCTACTTCGTGGGAGAGATCACCATGGACGAGACTTTGGAGTTGTTCGAAGCTCGCGAGGCAATGGAAACCTGCTTGATCCCGCGTATCATCGAAAAAATAACCCGACATGACATTGAACAGATCAAGCAGGTATTTCGCCAGTACGGTGGTGACGCCGTAGGCGGCCTTAACCGAAAGTTGATTATGGTGGACGCAAAGTTTCACTTGAGGCTGGCCAAGTATGCCGACAACCGGGTCATTTTTAACATTCTGCAGGACGTCTTTGAAAAGCTGTACCTGAAGTACCGCCCCGAATACCTCAATCCCATGGAAGTGCGCGAGGTGACCTCAGAACGCCGCCGCATTCTTGGCGCTTTGGGTAGAGGAGACGCCCAGACGGTCGTTGAAACTAACCATAAGCATATCGCCGCCAGTCTGGAGCGCATAACCTCCGCTCTGCGCCAACGTGAAGAAATTGGCCTTTATCCCTTTTCTGGTGCCCCGAGGACCGGCAGGAATAAAGCGATTTAAGGGGTCAGATTAACGAGAATAAGGAAAGGGGCCTATTTTTCACTTGCCTCAAACAAATAATAATGTAATTTAAAAGAAAATCATATTTATGATAATAAATGAGGCGGGCTGGGAAAATGGATTTTAGGTAACTGGGGGCCGTCCGCCACAGTAACATCCATAAAACTTAAGCAGCGGGGAAACTGAGCATGGATTACCAAAACATCATTTTCAAAGTGGAAGACAATATCGGCCAGCTGATCGTAAACCGGCCGGAAGCACGCAACGCGCTCAACCGGGCTGCCCGCTTGGAAATGGCAGACGTGTTGGCCAAGGTGCAGGCTGACCCTTCTATAAAGGTATTGGTGGTGTCCGGGGCCGGGGAAAAGGCTTTCGTGGCCGGCTCGGATGTTAAGGAGTTGGCTCAGTACAGCCCGCTGGACATGGAGCACTTCATGGACACACTGGCTCAGGGTTTCTATTCGCGGTTTGAGCGTCTAGACCGCCCGGTGATCGCCATGATTGACGGGCTATGCCTGGGGGGAGGGCTTGAGTTTGCCCTGGCCTGCGACCTGCGCTTTGCCTCGGATCGCTCCCTGCTGGGTCTACCCGAGATACGTCTCGGCATCATGCCGGGGGGAGGAGGGACCCAGCGCCTACCGCGCTTAGTGGGCGTGGCTAAGACCAAGGAGCTTATCTTCACCGGCGAGTTTATCAAGGCCGATGAGGCTGAGCGCCTCGGCATCGTCAACCGCGTCTTTCCGGCCGAGGAACTGGAGGAGCAGGTTATGGCCGTGGCCAAGAAGATCACGGCCAAAAGCAGCCTGGCTCTCAAGTGGGCCAAAAAAGCTATCAACGCCTCACAGGAGACCGGTCTGAGGGCTGGGCTGGACTACGAGGCCATGGTGGAATGTCTTTTGTTCACCAGCGAAGACCGGCATGAGGGCATTAAGGCCCTATTCGAAAAACGCGAACCCAAGTTCCAGGGCAAGTGACCTACTCTGGGCCTCTGGAATACTTTACATAGGTCTATTTAGCCAATAAGTGAGGTTGTGATGCAGTACAACACTTCTGAGCTCACCGAGGAGCAAAGAATATTCCAGGATATGATGACTGACTTCGCCGATGAGGTCCTTGCCCCCATGGTCGACGAGGCGGAAGAGACTGGCAATACCCCCCTGGAACTTTTCACCAAGATGGCCGAGATGGGCTTTTTGTGTCCCCGCTATCCGGAAGACCTGGGCGGCGGTGGTGCGGACAAGCTCACCGAGTGCATCATGATCGAGCAGGTCTGTCGGGTGGACGCGGGCTTCTGTGGGGCCATCGTGGCCCATAGCGGCCTGGGCACCATGCCCATCTTTCTGCATGGTTCCGACGAGCAGAAAGAGAAATACCTGATACCGGCAATCCAGGGCAAAAAAATCGCCGCTTTCGGTCTCACCGAACCCAACGTGGGCTCCGATGCCGCATCCATCCAAACCCGGGCGGTGCGAGACGGCGACGAGTACGTGATCAACGGCACCAAGATGTTTATCACCAACGCGACCATCTGCGATTACGTCATTGTGGCCGCCTACACCCAGCCTGACAAGCGGGGCTTGGGCATCAACCTTTTCCTGGTGGATAAGGGCACCCCCGGCTTCACGGTCAGCAAAAAGCTGGACAAGGTGGGCAACCACGCCGCGGAGACCGGCGAGTTGGTGTTCGAGGACTGCCGCGTCCCAGCCGAAAATCTCATCGGCGGCAAGGAGTGCGGCGGCTTCCAGCAGTTGGAATCCACCCTCATATCAGGGCGCATCACCTATGGCGCGCGCTGTCTGGGCACGGCGCAGTCCGCCTACGACCTGACCGTGGAGTACGCCAAGCAGCGGGTTCAGTTCGGCAAGCCCATCATTAAATTTCAGAACACCTCCTTTAAACTGGCCGAGATGGCTACCTACATTGATGTGATGCGCACCTACGTTTGGCGTGTGGCTCGTTTGTACGAGGCCGGGGCCAACGTAAAGAAGGAGTCTTCCATGGTCAAGCTGTTTTGCGCCGAACTGCTTCAGAATATCACCAACGCCGGCATGCAGATTCACGGCGGCTACGGCTACATGATGGAGTACCCCATACAGCGTCATTGGCGCGACGGCCGCCTGTACACGGTGACCGAGGGCACCTCCGAGGTGCAGCGCATAGTCATCTCCAAAGAGTGCGGATTCTAGGTCACAGCCATGGATCATCTTATCGAGGAACTCGAGCAAAGGAACCAAGAGTATCGCCTGGGCGGCGGTGCCAAGCGCATTGAACGGGAGCACGCCAAGGGCAAGCTTACCGCCCGGGAACGCCTGGACTACCTGTTCGACAAGGATACCTTCATCGAAGTTGGCTTGTTGACTGATCACACCTGCCGAGACTTTGGGTTGGAAAACCAGCACATGCCCGGCGACGGCGTGGTAACCGGCTACGGACAGGTGGACGGACGCAAGGTCTTCGCCTTTGCCCAGGACGCCACGGTAATGGGCGGCAGCTTGGGGGACATGCACTCGCAAAAGATATGCACGATCATGGACCTTGCGGTGAAGGCCGGCGCCCCCATCGTGGGCATCAACGATTCGGCTGGAGCCAGGGTACAGGAAGGCGCCGGTGGCCTGGCGGGATACGGCCTCATCTTCAGGCGCAACGTCAACGCCAGCGGAGTGGTGCCCCAGATTTCGGTGATCATGGGAAACTGCGCCGGTGGGGCGGTCTATTCCCCGGCCATGACCGACTTCGTGTTCATGGTGAAAAAGACCTCCTACATGTTCATAACTGGCCCCAAGGTCATCATGTCGGTTACCGGCGAAGACGTGACCATGGAAAAGCTGGGCGGGGCGCGCATCCACACCAAGATTTCGGGCAACTGCGATCTGGCCACCGAGGACGACAAGGAATGTCTGGACCAAGTCAAACGCCTCTTGTCCTATTTGCCCAGCAACTCCAAGAGCCAGCCCCCACGTCTAGCCATGTGGACCCCTCATTACGACAAAGAGATCCAAAATATAATCCCGGATGACCGCAAGAAGTTTTTCGACGTGCGTCAGGTAATTGAGCGTCTGGTGGACAAGGGCGATTTCATGGAGATCAAGGCCCTGTATGCCCCCAACGTGGTTGTGGGCTTCGGCCGCATCGACGGCCGGGCGGTGGGAGTCGTAGCTAACCAGTCGCGGCACCTGGGCGGGGCGCTGGACAGCGACGCCTCGGACAAGGCCGCCCGTTTCGTGCGCACCTGCGACGCCTTCAACATACCCTTAGTCAACCTAGTGGACGTGCCCGGTTACCTGCCCGGGGTCAAGCACGAGTACAGCGGCATCATCCGCCATGGCGCCAAGATGATCTACGCCTATTCCGAGGCTACGGTCCCGAAGATTACAATCATCCTGCGCAAGGCCTACGGCGGAGCCTATCAGGCCATGTGCTCCAAGCAGCTTGGTGCCGACCAGGTTTGGGCCTGGCCCTCGGCCGAGGTGGCGGTGATGGGTGCGGAAGGCGCGGTGGATATCGTCTACGCTAAGGGAATTGCCAAGGCCGACGACCCCGAAACCGCCCGCCAGGACAAAATCGACGAGTACCGGAAAAAGTTTGCCAACCCCTACGATGTGGCCAAAAAGCTTCACGTAGATGCGGTGATTTTACCCGGCGACACCCGGCCCTATTTGATGCGCGCCCTCGAGGCCTTGGAAGACAAGCAGGAGCCCAAGCCGTGGCGCAAGCACGGCAACGTGCCACTGTAGGAATATGATTGCCTTTAAAGGAGCTTGAAAAAATGAGTAAGCGGATTCGGGTCCTGGCGGCCAAACCCGGCCTAGACGGTCACGACCGGGGCATAAAAGTGGTTTGCACCGGCCTGAAGGACGCTGGTATGGAGGTGATCTACACCGGCCTGCGCCAGACCCCGGAGGCCATCGTGTCCGCCGCCTTGCAAGAGGACGTGGACGTGATCGCCCTGAGCACCCTGTCCGGGGCGCATAACCAGCACTTGCCCCGAGTGGCCAAATTGCTCAAGGAAAAGGGGGCCTCCCACATCCTGCTAGTTGCCGGAGGCATCGTGCCTCCCAAGGACCGCGTCGTGCTGAAAGAGCAAGGAATCTCCGAAATATTCGGACCCGGCGCCACCATGCCCCAGATTGTCAAATTTATCGAGGACAACCAGCCCCTGAGCTAATGGCAGAAAGAGCGGAGCCATTTCCATGGACAAGAATAAAATACAAGAGGCCAAGCAAAGCTGGGAGGGACGCCACCATGAGTTGGCCAAGTGCGCTCCTCACACCACCGACTGGGGCGACCCGGTGGAACCCCTGTACACTCCGGCCGACGGCGGCGACCAAGACTACCTGAACCAGAGCGGCTTCCCGGGCGATTTCCCCTTTGTGCGTGGTGTCTACTCCAGCATGTACCTGGGACGTCCCTGGACGGTGCGCCAGTATTCGGGTTACGACTCGCCCAAGGATACCAACGCCCGTTTCCGCTATCTGCTTGAGCAGGGCCAGACCGGGCTCAGTGTGGCCTTTGACCTGCCCACTCAAATCGGCTACGACTCGGATCACCCCATGTCTGCGGGTGAAGTGGGTAAGGTCGGCGTTCCGGTGGACACCCTGGAGGACATGGAAGTGATCTTCGAGGATCTTCCTTTGGACAAGCTTTCCACTTCCATGACCATCAATGCGCCCTCGGCGATCATGCTGGCCATGTACGTGAGCATAGGCAAGAAGCAGGGCCTGGACCCCAGCGTGTTGCGCGGCACACTGCAGAACGATGTGCTCAAGGAGTACACGGTGCGGGGCACCTACATTTTTCCGCCCCAGCCAAGCATCCGCCTCGTGACCGACATCTTTGCTTATTGCAGCCAGAAC contains:
- a CDS encoding cobalamin B12-binding domain-containing protein is translated as MSKRIRVLAAKPGLDGHDRGIKVVCTGLKDAGMEVIYTGLRQTPEAIVSAALQEDVDVIALSTLSGAHNQHLPRVAKLLKEKGASHILLVAGGIVPPKDRVVLKEQGISEIFGPGATMPQIVKFIEDNQPLS